A region from the Pseudonocardia petroleophila genome encodes:
- a CDS encoding ArnT family glycosyltransferase: protein MTATLNRPAPAGAPAARGDRRAPLAVLLVGTAVLHLWGLDANGWANSYYAAAVQAMSQDWTAFLFGSLDSGNAITVDKPPASLWAMALSARIFGFSTWSMLVPQALMGVGSVALLHAAVRRVAGSGAALVAGAVLALTPVAVLMFRFNNPDALLVLLMVGAAYAVVRAVERAGTRWLVLAGVLVGFAFLTKMLQGFLVLPAFVLVYLVAAPTGLGRRLWQLLLAGLAVVVSAGWWIALVELWPADSRPYIGGSQTNSALELALGYNGLGRILGGSGNPGGGTGGGFGGTVGLTRLFGPNFGGQISWLLPAALALLLAGLWLTRRAPRTDPLRASLLLWGGWTVVTGLVFSFMEGTIHEYYSVALAPGIAALVGVGGHVLWRRRATWGGRAALAVVTAGTAAWAWVLLGRSPEFLPWLRWVVVGLAVVAVAVLLLGRAGRRAGVVAVLVVALTGLAGPAAYAVQTVATAHTGSIVLAGPTVEGGTGFPGGDLPAGGFPGGDADGRGLPGGGTPPAGFPGGTVPTGAPPDGGAVRSGAGPGGTGPGAAADADPALVALLQAAGTRWAAATVGAQGAAGLELSSGTAVMAIGGFTGSDPSPTLAQFQARVAAGEVRYFIGSTEGGFGRGDSEIAAWVAATATATTVGGQTVYDLTG, encoded by the coding sequence ATGACCGCCACCCTGAACCGGCCCGCTCCCGCCGGCGCTCCCGCGGCGCGCGGGGACCGGCGGGCCCCGCTCGCCGTCCTGCTCGTCGGGACCGCCGTCCTCCACCTCTGGGGCCTCGACGCCAACGGCTGGGCCAACAGCTACTACGCCGCCGCGGTGCAGGCGATGTCGCAGGACTGGACGGCGTTCCTGTTCGGGTCGCTCGACTCCGGCAACGCCATCACCGTCGACAAGCCGCCCGCGTCGCTGTGGGCGATGGCCCTCTCGGCGCGGATCTTCGGGTTCTCGACGTGGAGCATGCTCGTGCCGCAGGCGCTGATGGGCGTCGGCTCGGTGGCGCTGCTGCACGCGGCGGTGCGCCGGGTGGCCGGGTCGGGTGCGGCGCTCGTCGCGGGGGCGGTGCTGGCGCTGACCCCCGTCGCCGTCCTGATGTTCCGCTTCAACAACCCCGACGCCCTGCTCGTGCTGCTCATGGTGGGCGCCGCGTACGCGGTGGTGCGGGCGGTGGAGCGGGCCGGCACGCGCTGGCTGGTGCTCGCCGGTGTCCTGGTCGGGTTCGCGTTCCTGACCAAGATGCTGCAGGGGTTCCTGGTCCTGCCCGCGTTCGTGCTGGTCTACCTGGTGGCGGCGCCGACCGGGCTCGGCCGCCGCCTGTGGCAGCTGCTGCTGGCCGGCCTCGCGGTGGTGGTGAGCGCGGGCTGGTGGATCGCGCTCGTCGAGCTGTGGCCCGCCGACAGCCGTCCCTACATCGGCGGCTCGCAGACGAACAGCGCGCTGGAGCTGGCCCTGGGCTACAACGGGCTCGGCCGGATCCTCGGCGGCTCGGGCAACCCGGGCGGCGGGACGGGCGGCGGCTTCGGCGGCACCGTCGGCCTGACGCGGCTGTTCGGCCCGAACTTCGGCGGGCAGATCTCCTGGCTGCTGCCGGCCGCGCTCGCGCTGCTGCTGGCCGGCCTGTGGCTGACGCGCCGGGCCCCGCGCACCGACCCGCTGCGGGCCTCGCTGCTGCTGTGGGGCGGCTGGACCGTCGTCACCGGGCTGGTGTTCTCCTTCATGGAGGGCACGATCCACGAGTACTACTCGGTGGCGCTCGCGCCCGGGATCGCCGCGCTCGTCGGCGTCGGCGGGCACGTGCTGTGGCGGCGGCGGGCGACGTGGGGCGGGCGGGCCGCGCTCGCCGTCGTCACCGCGGGGACCGCGGCCTGGGCGTGGGTCCTGCTCGGCCGGTCGCCGGAGTTCCTGCCGTGGCTGCGCTGGGTCGTCGTCGGGCTCGCGGTGGTGGCCGTCGCGGTCCTGCTGCTGGGGCGCGCCGGGCGGCGGGCCGGGGTGGTCGCGGTGCTGGTCGTCGCGCTGACCGGGCTGGCCGGACCCGCGGCGTACGCGGTGCAGACGGTCGCGACCGCGCACACCGGGTCCATCGTGCTGGCCGGGCCGACCGTCGAGGGCGGCACCGGCTTCCCCGGCGGCGACCTCCCCGCCGGCGGGTTCCCCGGCGGCGACGCCGACGGGCGCGGCCTGCCCGGCGGGGGCACGCCCCCGGCCGGGTTCCCGGGCGGGACGGTGCCGACCGGCGCCCCGCCCGACGGGGGTGCGGTGCGCAGTGGAGCGGGCCCGGGCGGGACGGGCCCGGGTGCGGCCGCCGACGCCGATCCCGCGCTCGTGGCGCTGCTGCAGGCCGCGGGGACGCGCTGGGCCGCGGCGACCGTCGGCGCGCAGGGCGCGGCGGGCCTGGAGCTGTCGTCGGGCACCGCGGTCATGGCGATCGGCGGGTTCACCGGCAGCGACCCGTCCCCGACCCTCGCGCAGTTCCAGGCCCGCGTCGCCGCGGGCGAGGTCCGGTACTTCATCGGGTCCACCGAGGGCGGCTTCGGGCGCGGGGACTCCGAGATCGCCGCCTGGGTGGCCGCCACCGCCACCGCGACGACCGTCGGCGGCCAGACGGTCTACGACCTCACGGGCTGA
- a CDS encoding AMP-binding protein, which yields MNQVWTTARAVADEAVGTARALRELGRAGLIGPVRPDRLARMATAAVRYRLSVAAGYEAGAARHPDREAIVDDDGVLTFGELHERTDRLAQALAATGVGEGTRVGVLCRNHRGPVEMQIAVGKLGADVVLFNTGMSAGQRADVVEELGVHTLLADAEFTDLPDSCRVVRDLSDLIARGGPDPLPFRPAGGHTIVLTSGTTGPPKGARRPPPHNLAPIAAVLGSIPLRAGERVHIAAPLLHTWGHAALQLAMLLGSPVVLSAKFDPARFLEIAAGCDAVFAVPVMLQRAMDEPAGGRMARVVAVSGSALPAGLATAFLDRHGEVLYNLYGSTEVSWVSIAGPADLRAAPGTAGRAPLGTRLAVLDEHGDEVPAGTEGRVFVGNDMPFEGYTREGADVERAGDLMGTGDVGRIDEHGRLHLTGRADDMIVSGGENVHPGPVEDLIVARPEVREAAVAGVDDDEYGQRLAAYVVLEPGASVDEDAVRGWVKAELSRFAVPRDVVFLDELPRNATGKVVHRELPS from the coding sequence GTGAACCAGGTGTGGACCACGGCACGGGCGGTGGCGGACGAGGCGGTCGGCACGGCGCGCGCGCTGCGCGAGCTCGGCCGGGCCGGGCTGATCGGGCCGGTGCGGCCCGACCGGCTCGCCCGGATGGCGACGGCGGCGGTGCGCTACCGCCTCAGCGTCGCCGCCGGGTACGAGGCGGGGGCCGCCCGCCACCCCGACCGGGAGGCGATCGTCGACGACGACGGCGTCCTCACCTTCGGCGAGCTGCACGAGCGCACCGACCGGCTGGCGCAGGCGCTGGCCGCGACCGGGGTCGGCGAGGGCACCCGGGTCGGCGTGCTGTGCCGCAACCACCGCGGGCCCGTCGAGATGCAGATCGCGGTGGGCAAGCTGGGCGCCGACGTCGTGCTGTTCAACACCGGCATGTCGGCCGGGCAGCGCGCCGACGTCGTCGAGGAGCTGGGGGTGCACACCCTGCTCGCCGACGCCGAGTTCACCGACCTCCCCGACTCCTGCCGCGTCGTCCGCGACCTGTCGGACCTGATCGCGCGCGGCGGCCCCGACCCGCTGCCGTTCCGCCCCGCGGGCGGGCACACCATCGTGCTGACGTCCGGCACGACCGGTCCGCCCAAGGGCGCCCGCCGCCCCCCGCCGCACAACCTCGCGCCGATCGCCGCCGTCCTCGGCTCCATCCCGCTGCGCGCGGGCGAGCGCGTGCACATCGCCGCGCCGCTGCTGCACACCTGGGGCCACGCGGCGCTGCAGCTCGCGATGCTGCTGGGCTCCCCCGTCGTGCTGAGCGCGAAGTTCGATCCCGCGCGGTTCCTGGAGATCGCCGCGGGGTGCGACGCGGTGTTCGCCGTCCCGGTGATGCTGCAGCGGGCGATGGACGAGCCCGCCGGGGGCCGCATGGCGCGGGTCGTCGCCGTCAGCGGGTCGGCGCTGCCCGCGGGCCTCGCGACGGCGTTCCTCGACCGCCACGGCGAGGTGCTCTACAACCTCTACGGCTCCACCGAGGTCTCCTGGGTGAGCATCGCCGGGCCCGCGGACCTGCGCGCCGCCCCCGGCACCGCGGGCCGCGCGCCGCTGGGCACGCGGCTGGCCGTCCTCGACGAGCACGGCGACGAGGTGCCCGCCGGCACCGAGGGCCGGGTGTTCGTCGGCAACGACATGCCGTTCGAGGGCTACACCCGCGAGGGGGCCGACGTCGAGCGGGCCGGGGACCTCATGGGCACCGGCGACGTCGGGCGGATCGACGAGCACGGGCGGCTGCACCTCACCGGCCGCGCCGACGACATGATCGTCAGCGGCGGGGAGAACGTGCACCCCGGCCCGGTGGAGGACCTGATCGTCGCGCGCCCGGAGGTGCGGGAGGCGGCCGTCGCGGGCGTCGACGACGACGAGTACGGGCAGCGCCTGGCCGCCTACGTCGTGCTGGAGCCGGGGGCCTCGGTCGACGAGGACGCCGTGCGGGGCTGGGTGAAGGCGGAGCTGAGCCGGTTCGCCGTGCCGCGCGACGTGGTGTTCCTCGACGAGTTGCCGCGCAACGCGACCGGCAAGGTCGTGCACCGGGAGCTCCCCTCCTGA
- a CDS encoding sucrase ferredoxin, whose translation MTGPDGRCAVLARALDEPLAGTAPQAARWVALEHRGAWPRDIAAHPDPSISGFAARASAAGWRPLLIRRPGRRACDGPTRVFLADTVPGASRTTLLTVAGPRELTRVPLPRAGTPLPGEPVRDPLLLVCTHGRRDRCCAVDGRALAVAVTAVGEPDVWECSHLGGHRFAPTALVLPTGYLYGRLDAATAIAARKAAALGEVEAGLSRGRSTWSAAGQVAELAVREATGLRDADALTLDPLARPGTVVVSGPAGRRWAVEVAERPGTGTRPASCGVAALPYVALHATAVHTLA comes from the coding sequence ATGACGGGTCCCGACGGTCGCTGCGCGGTACTCGCGCGGGCCCTCGACGAGCCGCTGGCCGGCACCGCGCCGCAGGCCGCGCGCTGGGTCGCGCTCGAGCACCGGGGCGCGTGGCCGCGCGACATCGCCGCCCACCCCGACCCGTCGATCTCCGGTTTCGCGGCCCGGGCCAGCGCCGCGGGGTGGCGCCCGCTGCTGATCCGCCGCCCCGGGCGGCGCGCCTGCGACGGGCCCACGCGCGTGTTCCTGGCCGACACGGTGCCGGGGGCGTCGCGCACCACGCTGCTGACGGTCGCCGGCCCCCGCGAGCTCACCCGGGTGCCGCTGCCCCGCGCCGGGACGCCGCTGCCCGGCGAGCCGGTCCGCGACCCCCTGCTGCTGGTCTGCACGCACGGCCGTCGCGACCGCTGCTGCGCCGTCGACGGCCGCGCGCTCGCCGTCGCCGTCACCGCCGTCGGGGAGCCGGACGTGTGGGAGTGCAGCCACCTCGGCGGCCACCGCTTCGCCCCGACCGCGCTCGTGCTCCCCACCGGCTACCTCTACGGCCGCCTCGACGCGGCCACCGCGATCGCCGCCCGCAAGGCCGCCGCGCTCGGCGAGGTGGAGGCCGGGCTGAGCCGGGGGCGCTCGACGTGGTCGGCGGCCGGGCAGGTCGCCGAGCTCGCCGTCCGCGAGGCCACCGGACTGCGCGACGCCGACGCGCTCACGCTGGACCCCCTCGCCCGCCCCGGCACCGTCGTGGTCTCCGGGCCCGCGGGCCGGCGGTGGGCGGTGGAGGTGGCCGAGCGCCCCGGCACCGGCACCCGCCCCGCCTCCTGCGGCGTCGCCGCCCTCCCCTACGTCGCCCTGCACGCCACCGCGGTCCACACCCTCGCGTAG
- a CDS encoding PH domain-containing protein, with the protein MTVEPPLRPPAHQVSPRAVRWWQLRALPWLVVLGVPQLVLLLATGAPAWPWTLAATVVAVLAYVLVVPRILFRIHRWEITDEAVYTLSGWLVREWRIAPISRVQTVDTQHGPLQQLLKLATVTVTTASARGAVKIAGLDAGDAADLARTLTETTQATPGDAT; encoded by the coding sequence ATGACCGTCGAACCGCCGCTGCGTCCACCGGCGCACCAGGTGAGCCCCCGGGCCGTCCGCTGGTGGCAGCTGCGCGCGCTCCCCTGGCTGGTCGTGCTCGGCGTGCCCCAGCTCGTCCTGCTGCTGGCGACCGGCGCCCCAGCCTGGCCCTGGACGCTCGCGGCCACCGTCGTCGCCGTGCTCGCCTACGTCCTGGTCGTGCCGCGGATCCTGTTCCGCATCCACCGGTGGGAGATCACCGACGAGGCCGTCTACACGCTGTCGGGCTGGCTCGTGCGGGAGTGGCGGATCGCGCCGATCTCGCGCGTGCAGACCGTCGACACCCAGCACGGACCGCTGCAGCAGCTGCTGAAGCTGGCCACGGTCACCGTCACGACCGCCTCGGCCCGGGGCGCGGTGAAGATCGCCGGGCTGGACGCGGGGGACGCGGCCGACCTGGCCCGCACCCTGACCGAGACGACGCAGGCCACCCCGGGCGACGCGACGTGA
- a CDS encoding PH domain-containing protein, translated as MTAVDRVLDDRVPGEQPWRRLDPRMLVVGPLGSLARLVPLVLILLVTGGTGDPVRLWIAAVAAGVVVLAGIVRWRTTKYRITPDRVELHTGWLRRQRRSVPRDRIRTVDLTARLLHRAFGLSVVQVGAASGSPLESAGLSLDAVSTAEADLLRRELLDRSGPVPRQEAPPGELLARLDWSWLRFAPLTFSSIAGIGAIGATLFNALDDLGVDPRDIGAVDDAAGRFTSAPIWLGVLVVAGVLLVLAVVGALLLYAERWYDYRLTREADGTLRVERGLLTRRSLSVAEQRLRGAEVVEPLLLRCGRGGQTRALSTGLSRDAQGGALLPPAPRAEAHRVASATLRAHPAEITGAALRRHPAAARTRRLTRTLVPTAVVCAGAFLLGPGWAGPASLLLLPLAVLLGLDRYAQLGHELTARYLVARQGSLVRTTVALQRDGVIGWTVRQSVFQRRAGVVTVEAVTAAGQGGYPVLDVAAADGVALADAAVPGMLTPFLHRTEDPRWPAS; from the coding sequence GTGACGGCCGTCGACCGGGTCCTCGACGACCGGGTCCCCGGCGAGCAGCCGTGGCGGCGGCTCGATCCCCGGATGCTCGTCGTCGGGCCGCTGGGCAGCCTCGCGCGACTGGTCCCGCTGGTGCTGATCCTGCTGGTCACCGGCGGTACCGGCGACCCGGTCCGGCTCTGGATCGCCGCGGTCGCGGCCGGGGTCGTCGTGCTGGCGGGGATCGTCCGCTGGCGCACGACGAAGTACCGGATCACCCCGGACCGCGTCGAGCTGCACACCGGCTGGCTGCGCCGCCAGCGCCGCTCGGTGCCGCGCGACCGCATCCGCACGGTCGACCTCACCGCCCGCCTGCTGCACCGCGCGTTCGGGCTGTCGGTGGTGCAGGTGGGGGCGGCGTCGGGCTCGCCGCTGGAGTCCGCCGGGCTGAGCCTCGACGCCGTCAGCACCGCCGAGGCCGACCTGCTGCGCCGCGAGCTGCTGGACCGCTCGGGCCCCGTCCCGCGGCAGGAGGCCCCGCCGGGTGAGCTGCTCGCCCGCCTGGACTGGTCGTGGCTGCGCTTCGCCCCGCTGACGTTCTCCTCGATCGCGGGCATCGGCGCGATCGGCGCGACGCTGTTCAACGCCCTCGACGACCTGGGGGTCGATCCGCGCGACATCGGCGCCGTCGACGACGCCGCGGGCCGGTTCACCAGCGCCCCGATCTGGCTGGGGGTCCTCGTCGTGGCGGGCGTGCTGCTGGTGCTCGCCGTCGTCGGGGCGCTGCTCCTCTACGCCGAGCGCTGGTACGACTACCGCCTCACGCGCGAGGCCGACGGGACGCTGCGGGTGGAGCGGGGGCTGCTGACGCGGCGCTCGCTGTCGGTGGCGGAGCAGCGGCTGCGCGGGGCCGAGGTCGTCGAGCCGCTGCTGCTGCGGTGCGGGCGGGGCGGGCAGACCCGGGCCCTGTCGACCGGGCTGTCCCGGGACGCGCAGGGCGGGGCGCTGCTGCCGCCCGCCCCGCGGGCGGAGGCGCACCGGGTGGCGTCGGCGACGCTGCGCGCGCACCCGGCGGAGATCACCGGGGCCGCGCTGCGCCGGCACCCGGCCGCCGCGCGGACCCGCCGCCTCACCCGCACCCTGGTCCCCACCGCGGTGGTGTGCGCCGGCGCGTTCCTGCTCGGCCCCGGCTGGGCGGGGCCGGCGTCCCTGCTGCTCCTGCCCCTCGCGGTGCTGCTCGGCCTCGACCGCTACGCCCAGCTCGGCCACGAGCTCACCGCCCGCTACCTCGTGGCCCGGCAGGGCTCGCTGGTGCGCACCACCGTCGCCCTGCAGCGCGACGGCGTGATCGGCTGGACCGTCCGGCAGAGCGTGTTCCAGCGCCGGGCCGGGGTCGTCACCGTCGAGGCGGTGACGGCGGCGGGCCAGGGCGGCTACCCGGTCCTCGACGTCGCCGCGGCCGACGGGGTCGCGCTCGCCGACGCCGCGGTCCCCGGCATGCTCACCCCGTTCCTGCACCGGACGGAGGACCCCCGATGGCCCGCATCCTGA
- a CDS encoding glycosyltransferase, whose translation MARILIVTRGGDPTALGIGTELVRRGHDVRALDHADRYAAVNGAGLGFAAYTHAAAWSPAAQVPENRFLAARVALALDPGAGVDVRAELVRRRPDVVLVDATCLTAVREAERSGIPTAVLVPTLHRFLAERWAAGPLGLASRLRRLRPTTLWGRAARVIVATDPDLDGPLPAGAVHTGAVTGRLRPPAREPDVLVAVGLGTGAYPGQAELLQRVLDGLADLDGQALVGIGDGVDGDALRVPGTVRLHRRLDHADVLSRAHLLIGHGGHASTLRALANDLPVLVLPGHPQLVHPMIGAAVEVAGAGRALPPDSPPEVIAAGVAALLADGPHRAAAAAVGARIRSRDGAGAAADELESLLPG comes from the coding sequence ATGGCCCGCATCCTGATCGTCACCCGCGGCGGCGACCCGACCGCCCTGGGCATCGGCACGGAGCTGGTCCGCCGCGGCCACGACGTCCGCGCCCTCGACCACGCCGACCGGTACGCCGCGGTGAACGGGGCGGGGCTCGGGTTCGCCGCCTACACCCACGCGGCGGCGTGGTCCCCGGCCGCGCAGGTGCCGGAGAACCGGTTCCTCGCCGCCCGCGTCGCGCTGGCGCTGGACCCGGGTGCCGGCGTCGACGTCCGTGCGGAGCTGGTCCGCCGCCGCCCCGACGTCGTGCTCGTCGACGCCACCTGCCTCACGGCCGTGCGGGAGGCGGAGCGCTCCGGGATCCCGACCGCGGTGCTGGTGCCGACGCTGCACCGGTTCCTCGCCGAGCGCTGGGCCGCCGGCCCGCTCGGGCTCGCCTCCCGGTTGCGGCGGCTGCGGCCGACCACCCTGTGGGGCCGGGCCGCGCGGGTGATCGTCGCGACCGACCCCGACCTGGACGGCCCGCTGCCCGCGGGCGCGGTGCACACCGGTGCCGTCACCGGCCGGTTGCGCCCCCCGGCCCGCGAGCCCGACGTGCTCGTCGCCGTCGGGCTGGGGACGGGCGCCTACCCCGGGCAGGCCGAGCTGCTGCAGCGCGTGCTCGACGGGCTCGCCGACCTCGACGGGCAGGCGCTCGTCGGCATCGGGGACGGGGTCGACGGCGACGCGCTGCGGGTGCCCGGGACCGTGCGGCTGCACCGCAGGCTCGACCACGCCGACGTGCTCTCCCGCGCCCACCTGCTGATCGGCCACGGCGGGCACGCCAGCACGCTGCGGGCGCTGGCCAACGACCTGCCGGTGCTCGTCCTGCCCGGCCACCCGCAGCTGGTGCACCCGATGATCGGCGCCGCCGTCGAGGTGGCGGGGGCGGGCCGGGCCCTGCCGCCGGACAGCCCGCCCGAGGTGATCGCCGCGGGGGTCGCGGCGCTGCTCGCCGACGGCCCGCACCGGGCGGCGGCGGCCGCCGTCGGGGCCCGGATCCGGTCGCGGGACGGGGCCGGGGCCGCGGCCGACGAGCTGGAGTCGCTGCTCCCGGGGTAG
- a CDS encoding helicase HerA-like domain-containing protein — protein MENDTAAQEIASGYATEGAALELGAVVVDGVVDPTARVRIPFATLNRHGLVAGATGTGKTKTLQGLAEQLSNAGVPVLLADVKGDLSGLSRPGEPGPKIDSRARDTGDDWTPTAYPVEFLSLGGSSSAVPIRATITQFGPILLSKVLDLNDTQESTLGLIFHWADKQGLPLLDTKDLRAVIQHLTSDEGKADLKGIGGVSSATAGVILRALVNLEAAGGEDFFGEPEFEPSDLIRLVDGKGVVTLLELADQAANPRLFSTFLMWLLAELYEELPEAGDLDKPKLVFFFDEAHLLFNDASKAFLERIEQTVKLIRSKGVGVFFCTQLPTDVPNAVLSQLGARIQHALRAFTPEDQTALRKTVKTYPNTKHYDMEEALTSLGTGEAIVTVLSERGAPTPVAWSRMRAPRSLMAAIGGDAITAAARGSVLHPKYGTTVDRESAYEKLTARIAEVPPPPAPADAPPPRAREERAEPGFVEKAFGSPVVRSFLRSAASALGREITRGMFGTRRRR, from the coding sequence GTGGAGAACGACACCGCTGCCCAGGAGATCGCGTCCGGTTACGCCACCGAGGGGGCGGCGCTGGAACTGGGGGCCGTCGTCGTCGACGGCGTCGTGGACCCGACGGCGCGGGTCCGCATCCCGTTCGCCACGCTCAACCGGCACGGCCTCGTCGCGGGCGCCACCGGCACCGGCAAGACGAAGACGCTGCAGGGCCTCGCCGAGCAGCTCTCGAACGCGGGCGTCCCGGTGCTGCTGGCCGACGTCAAGGGCGACCTGTCGGGGCTGTCGCGGCCCGGCGAGCCCGGCCCGAAGATCGACTCGCGGGCGCGGGACACCGGAGACGACTGGACGCCCACCGCGTACCCCGTCGAGTTCCTCTCGCTGGGCGGCAGCTCGTCGGCCGTGCCGATCCGGGCGACGATCACGCAGTTCGGCCCGATCCTGCTGAGCAAGGTGCTCGACCTCAACGACACCCAGGAGTCGACGCTCGGCCTGATCTTCCACTGGGCCGACAAGCAGGGCCTGCCGCTGCTCGACACCAAGGACCTGCGCGCGGTCATCCAGCACCTCACCAGCGACGAGGGCAAGGCCGACCTCAAGGGCATCGGCGGCGTCTCCTCGGCCACGGCGGGGGTCATCCTGCGCGCACTGGTCAACCTGGAGGCCGCGGGCGGCGAGGACTTCTTCGGGGAGCCCGAGTTCGAGCCGTCCGACCTGATCCGCCTCGTCGACGGCAAGGGCGTCGTCACCCTGCTGGAGCTGGCCGACCAGGCCGCCAACCCGCGGCTGTTCTCCACGTTCCTCATGTGGCTGCTCGCGGAGCTCTACGAGGAGCTGCCGGAGGCCGGCGACCTCGACAAGCCCAAGCTCGTCTTCTTCTTCGACGAGGCGCACCTGCTGTTCAACGACGCGTCGAAGGCGTTCCTGGAGCGCATCGAGCAGACCGTGAAGCTCATCCGGTCCAAGGGCGTCGGCGTCTTCTTCTGCACGCAGCTGCCCACCGACGTGCCCAACGCCGTGCTCAGCCAGCTCGGCGCGCGCATCCAGCACGCCCTGCGCGCGTTCACCCCCGAGGACCAGACGGCGCTGCGCAAGACCGTCAAGACCTACCCGAACACGAAGCACTACGACATGGAGGAGGCGCTGACGTCGCTGGGCACCGGCGAGGCGATCGTCACGGTGCTCTCCGAGCGCGGTGCGCCGACGCCCGTCGCCTGGTCGCGGATGCGGGCCCCGCGCTCGCTCATGGCGGCGATCGGCGGGGACGCGATCACGGCGGCGGCGCGGGGCTCCGTGCTGCACCCCAAGTACGGCACGACCGTCGACCGCGAGTCGGCCTACGAGAAGCTGACGGCCCGGATCGCGGAGGTCCCGCCGCCCCCCGCGCCGGCCGACGCCCCGCCGCCGCGCGCGCGGGAGGAGCGGGCCGAGCCCGGTTTCGTCGAGAAGGCGTTCGGCTCACCCGTGGTGCGGTCGTTCCTGCGCTCGGCGGCCAGCGCGCTGGGCCGGGAGATCACCCGCGGCATGTTCGGGACGCGCCGACGCCGCTGA
- the orn gene encoding oligoribonuclease produces MNDRLVWIDCEMTGLDLQRDALIEIACLVTDGELNVLGEGVDVVIHADESALAAMPDVVRDMHAHSGLTDEVRRSTVTLREAEEQVLAYVREHVPDVRTAPLAGNSIGTDRGFLARDMPELDAHLHYRMVDVSSIKELCRRWFPRVFYAKPEKGLAHRALADIEESIRELAYYRGTLFVAQPGPSTEEAQAVAASLAPRG; encoded by the coding sequence GTGAACGACCGTCTGGTGTGGATCGACTGCGAGATGACCGGCCTCGACCTGCAGCGTGACGCGCTGATCGAGATCGCCTGCCTGGTCACCGACGGTGAGCTCAACGTGCTCGGCGAGGGCGTGGACGTCGTCATCCACGCCGACGAGTCCGCGCTCGCCGCGATGCCCGACGTCGTCCGCGACATGCACGCGCACTCCGGCCTCACCGACGAGGTCCGGCGCTCGACGGTGACGCTGCGCGAGGCCGAGGAGCAGGTGCTGGCCTACGTCCGGGAGCACGTGCCCGACGTCCGCACCGCCCCGCTCGCCGGCAACTCGATCGGCACCGACCGCGGCTTCCTCGCCCGCGACATGCCCGAGCTCGACGCCCACCTGCACTACCGCATGGTCGACGTCAGCTCGATCAAGGAGCTGTGCCGCCGCTGGTTCCCGCGGGTGTTCTACGCGAAGCCGGAGAAGGGCCTCGCCCACCGCGCGCTCGCCGACATCGAGGAGTCGATCCGCGAGCTCGCCTACTACCGCGGCACGCTGTTCGTGGCCCAGCCCGGGCCGAGCACGGAGGAGGCCCAGGCCGTCGCCGCCTCCCTCGCACCCCGGGGTTAA
- a CDS encoding tyrosine-type recombinase/integrase codes for MHLTRKGKGWAARCRVRDLDGVTRQIEKRGTSRAAAQRALQDELRQRHGQRVEALRPYSRFRDAADMWMLKIRERRADSTYDLYAHWLNKLVLPQLGELRLVECDVANIDAFFSRLERARLAVVQDDGSIAKKPHYAAATRRTVRSVVSGVLQQAVLHQAIGTNPVRNLERIESAKGHQAPSPRGLTPEERRQLFTYIDTDPVSVAADLPDLIRFAIGTGLRIGELCAVRWRDVNLEGIAVVNENDMRLVPVVAVRQNVYPVKGKGLSVHGGKTSMALRIVPLPEFVADRLRLRRHGDESPDWPVFASAGRNGQLTYRWPSTLRRTVRTVRAKVGLDWMTPHSWRRTYATILDDEMTLTDRAKADLMGQAKFLKDAYVSRGELHPDAALFIDAALR; via the coding sequence GTGCACCTCACCCGCAAGGGCAAGGGCTGGGCGGCCCGCTGCCGCGTCCGAGACCTCGATGGCGTGACCCGGCAGATCGAGAAGCGCGGCACCTCCCGCGCAGCGGCGCAACGCGCCCTTCAGGACGAGCTACGCCAACGCCACGGCCAGCGGGTCGAAGCACTCCGGCCCTATTCTCGGTTCCGCGACGCGGCCGACATGTGGATGCTGAAGATCCGGGAACGGCGGGCCGACTCCACGTATGACCTCTACGCGCACTGGTTGAACAAGCTGGTTCTCCCCCAGCTCGGCGAACTGCGCCTGGTCGAGTGCGACGTCGCCAACATCGACGCCTTCTTCTCTCGGCTCGAACGCGCCCGCCTCGCCGTCGTCCAGGACGACGGCTCGATCGCCAAGAAGCCGCACTACGCCGCGGCGACCCGCCGCACGGTCCGCAGCGTCGTCTCCGGCGTCCTGCAGCAAGCCGTGCTGCACCAAGCGATCGGGACGAACCCGGTGCGCAACCTGGAGCGCATCGAGTCTGCCAAGGGCCACCAGGCGCCTTCGCCGCGCGGGCTGACACCCGAGGAGCGGCGCCAGCTCTTCACCTACATCGACACCGACCCGGTCTCCGTCGCCGCCGACCTCCCCGACCTGATCCGTTTCGCCATCGGCACCGGCCTACGCATCGGCGAGCTGTGCGCCGTCCGCTGGCGAGACGTGAACCTGGAAGGCATCGCCGTCGTCAACGAGAACGACATGCGCCTCGTGCCGGTCGTGGCGGTGCGCCAGAACGTCTACCCGGTGAAGGGCAAGGGCCTGTCGGTCCACGGTGGCAAGACCTCCATGGCGCTGCGAATCGTCCCGCTGCCCGAGTTCGTTGCCGACCGCCTCCGACTGCGGCGACACGGCGACGAATCGCCCGACTGGCCGGTGTTCGCCTCCGCCGGCCGCAACGGTCAGCTCACCTACCGGTGGCCCTCAACGCTCCGTCGCACCGTTCGGACGGTCCGAGCGAAAGTCGGTTTGGACTGGATGACTCCGCACTCCTGGCGCCGCACCTACGCCACGATCCTCGACGACGAGATGACCCTGACCGACCGGGCCAAGGCCGACCTGATGGGCCAGGCCAAGTTCCTGAAGGACGCCTACGTCAGCCGCGGCGAGCTACACCCAGACGCAGCGCTGTTCATAGACGCAGCGCTACGGTAA